One genomic region from Streptomyces sp. NBC_01431 encodes:
- the dhaL gene encoding dihydroxyacetone kinase subunit DhaL, with protein sequence MLDAAFFRRWMSATAAAVDREAARLTDLDSAIGDADHGANLQRGFHAVIAVLEKEAPGTPGAVLTLAGRQLVSTVGGASGPLYGTLLRRTGKALGDAAEVNLEQLAEALGSGVAAVSQLGGAAAGDKTMLDALLPAVAALGESFEAGAAAADAGALATVPLQARKGRASYLGERSIGHLDPGAASSALLIATLVEAAA encoded by the coding sequence GTGCTCGACGCCGCGTTCTTCCGCCGCTGGATGTCCGCGACCGCCGCCGCCGTGGACCGGGAGGCGGCCCGGCTGACCGATCTCGATTCGGCGATCGGGGACGCCGACCACGGCGCCAATCTCCAGCGCGGCTTCCACGCCGTGATTGCGGTCCTGGAGAAAGAGGCCCCTGGCACCCCGGGTGCCGTACTGACGCTGGCCGGGCGGCAGTTGGTCTCCACCGTCGGGGGTGCGTCGGGTCCCTTGTACGGGACGCTGCTGCGGCGCACCGGCAAGGCGCTCGGGGACGCCGCCGAGGTGAACCTGGAGCAGCTGGCCGAGGCCCTCGGATCCGGCGTCGCCGCGGTCTCGCAGCTGGGCGGGGCGGCGGCCGGAGACAAGACGATGCTGGACGCCCTGCTGCCCGCGGTCGCGGCGCTCGGCGAGTCCTTCGAGGCGGGAGCCGCCGCGGCCGACGCGGGTGCGCTCGCGACCGTACCCCTACAGGCTCGCAAGGGGCGGGCCAGTTATCTGGGCGAGCGGTCCATCGGGCACCTGGATCCGGGGGCAGCCTCGTCCGCGCTGCTGATCGCCACACTCGTGGAGGCCGCCGCGTGA
- the dhaK gene encoding dihydroxyacetone kinase subunit DhaK, with protein sequence MLINVPETVVADALRGMALAHPDLTVDVENRVVVRRDAPVAGKVGLVSGGGSGHEPLHAGFVGPGMLSAACPGEVFTSPVPDQVVRAAAAVDSGAGVLFVVKNYTGDVLNFDMAAELAEEEGVRIAKVLVDDDVAVTDSLYTAGRRGTGATLFVEKIAGAAAEEGAPLERVEAIARQVNGSARSFGVALGACTTPAKGSPTFDLPPGELELGVGIHGEPGRERRPMMTSREIADFAVEAVVEDLRPSSPVLLLVNGMGATPLLELYGFAAEVHRVLAERGVAVARTLVGNYVTSLDMAGCSVTLCQVDEELLRLWDAPVETSALRWGR encoded by the coding sequence ATGCTGATCAATGTGCCCGAGACCGTCGTCGCGGACGCGCTGCGCGGGATGGCGCTCGCGCATCCCGACCTCACAGTCGATGTCGAGAACCGGGTGGTCGTACGCCGTGACGCGCCCGTGGCCGGAAAGGTCGGCCTGGTCTCGGGCGGCGGGTCCGGGCACGAGCCGTTGCACGCGGGGTTCGTGGGACCGGGAATGCTCTCCGCCGCCTGTCCCGGCGAGGTGTTCACCTCGCCGGTGCCCGATCAGGTGGTGCGGGCGGCGGCGGCCGTGGACAGCGGCGCGGGAGTCCTGTTCGTCGTCAAGAACTACACCGGCGACGTGCTCAACTTCGACATGGCGGCCGAGCTCGCCGAGGAGGAGGGCGTGCGGATCGCCAAGGTGCTGGTCGACGACGACGTGGCGGTGACCGACAGCCTCTACACCGCGGGTCGGCGCGGCACCGGCGCCACCCTGTTCGTGGAGAAGATCGCGGGGGCGGCCGCCGAGGAGGGCGCGCCGCTGGAGCGTGTCGAGGCCATCGCCCGGCAGGTGAACGGGAGCGCCCGGAGCTTCGGGGTGGCGCTCGGCGCCTGCACCACCCCCGCCAAGGGCAGCCCGACCTTCGATCTGCCGCCCGGCGAGCTGGAGTTGGGGGTGGGCATTCACGGCGAGCCGGGGCGCGAGCGGCGGCCGATGATGACGTCGAGGGAGATCGCGGACTTCGCCGTGGAGGCCGTCGTGGAGGATCTGCGGCCGTCAAGTCCCGTCCTGTTGCTCGTCAACGGGATGGGCGCCACTCCCCTGCTCGAACTGTACGGATTCGCCGCGGAGGTACACCGGGTGCTCGCCGAGCGGGGCGTGGCAGTGGCCCGTACGCTCGTGGGTAACTATGTGACCTCGCTCGACATGGCGGGCTGCTCGGTGACGCTCTGCCAGGTCGACGAGGAGCTGCTGCGGCTGTGGGACGCCCCGGTAGAGACGTCCGCACTGCGCTGGGGTCGCTGA
- a CDS encoding glycerophosphodiester phosphodiesterase, whose translation MRMRPRTAVTTAITTLCGVFALALPAQAASADPGGGVTVFAHRGASAYAPENTLSSVQRAADLHISWVENDVQRTRDGALVVIHDTTLARTTDVKKRYPKRAPWSVSSFTLAEIKQLDAGGWFAPRFRGERIPTLQEYLGLLDHTGQGLLLELKQPELYPGIERQALDTLGRAGWLDRPHLARRLVVQSFSAPALRTTHRLRPAVRTGFLGNPPVTQLKQYAVFSDEINAEQHGVTSAYAKAVHALRGPHRLRLRLNTWTVDSAPAATRLIELGVDGIITNRPDVVENAMHSGR comes from the coding sequence ATGCGCATGCGCCCCCGCACCGCCGTGACCACCGCCATCACCACGCTCTGCGGGGTCTTCGCCCTCGCCCTGCCCGCTCAGGCCGCCTCTGCCGACCCGGGCGGGGGCGTCACCGTCTTCGCGCACCGCGGAGCCTCCGCGTACGCGCCGGAGAACACGCTGAGTTCCGTCCAGCGAGCAGCCGACCTCCACATCTCATGGGTGGAGAACGACGTCCAGCGCACCCGCGACGGCGCCCTCGTCGTCATCCACGACACCACCCTGGCCCGCACCACCGACGTCAAGAAGCGCTACCCCAAGCGGGCGCCGTGGTCGGTGAGTTCGTTCACCCTGGCCGAGATCAAGCAGCTGGACGCGGGCGGGTGGTTCGCCCCGCGGTTCCGGGGCGAACGCATCCCGACCCTCCAGGAGTACCTGGGTCTGCTCGACCACACCGGCCAGGGCCTGCTCCTCGAACTGAAGCAGCCCGAGCTCTACCCGGGCATCGAACGCCAGGCCCTGGACACGCTGGGCCGGGCCGGCTGGCTCGACCGGCCGCATCTGGCCCGGCGCCTGGTCGTCCAGAGTTTCAGCGCGCCGGCCCTGCGCACCACTCACCGGCTCCGCCCGGCGGTCCGCACCGGCTTCCTCGGCAACCCGCCCGTCACCCAGCTCAAGCAGTACGCCGTCTTCTCCGACGAGATCAACGCCGAGCAGCACGGGGTGACTTCGGCGTACGCCAAGGCCGTGCACGCCCTCAGGGGACCGCACCGGCTGAGGCTGCGCCTGAACACCTGGACCGTCGACAGCGCGCCCGCGGCGACCCGACTGATCGAACTGGGTGTGGACGGGATCATCACCAACCGTCCGGATGTGGTCGAGAACGCGATGCACTCCGGCCGGTAG
- a CDS encoding PTS-dependent dihydroxyacetone kinase phosphotransferase subunit DhaM: MSGPGAPVGVVLVSHSAAVAASVAELARGLAGGGVTAPVAAAGGLPDGGLGTSAELIARAAESVDQGAGVAVLVDLGSAVLTVKAMLAEGDELPDGTRLLDAPFVEGAVAAVVSASAGADLDAVEAAAVEAYDYRKV; encoded by the coding sequence GTGAGCGGGCCCGGGGCACCGGTCGGAGTGGTGCTGGTCTCGCACAGCGCCGCGGTCGCGGCGTCCGTCGCCGAGCTGGCCCGGGGGCTGGCGGGAGGCGGCGTCACCGCGCCCGTGGCAGCCGCGGGCGGGCTGCCCGACGGCGGCCTCGGCACCAGCGCCGAGCTGATCGCGCGGGCCGCGGAGTCCGTGGACCAGGGGGCGGGCGTCGCGGTACTGGTCGACCTGGGCAGCGCCGTCCTCACGGTGAAGGCGATGCTCGCGGAGGGCGACGAACTCCCGGACGGGACAAGGCTGTTGGACGCTCCGTTCGTGGAGGGAGCGGTGGCCGCCGTCGTCAGCGCGTCCGCGGGCGCGGACCTGGACGCCGTGGAGGCGGCGGCGGTCGAGGCGTACGACTACCGCAAGGTGTGA